The Pseudomonas chlororaphis subsp. piscium genome contains the following window.
TTTTCTCCAGCAGGCTTTTCGCCGAGCTGTGGCCGGTGATGCCGCGGGCCAGGGCGACCCCGCCGATGGCCACCTGGATCAGGCCGAAGACCCCGCCACGGCGCAGGCCCTTGCCGACCATCGCCACGCCGCCGGCCAGCGAGCCGACGCGCTCCCAGCCTTGTACGTTCTGCTCCGGCGGGCTCTGCAAGGGAGTGGTTGCAATAGCTTCCAGTTGTTTGCTGTCGCTCATGATCTGTCTCCAGGGGGATGGATATAACGCTGACCGCGCTGGCGCGTCGCTTGTTCCATCGGATGGGCTGCGGACTCGGAACAGCGCTCAGAACAGCGCTTAAAACTTAGGACCGGAGCGGGTGTTGTTGCCCTTGGCCAGGCGGTCGTAGAGCACCACGTTGACGGTGGCGGCGAGGTTCATGCAGCCGGTGGTCGGGATATAGACCACGTCTTCGCACCAGTCGCGGATGTCCTTGTCCAGGGAGCCGTCTTCCGGGCCGAAGATGTACAGCGCGCGATCCGGGTGGGTGTACTCCGGCAGCGAGCGGGCGCCCTCCACCAGTTCCACCGCCACCGGCACGCAGCCCAGGGGCAGGATCTTCTTCAGGTCGTCGATGCCGATCAGCGGGATGTCCTGGTGGACCTTCTTGGTGTCGGTGACGAAGTCGCGGGCCCGTTCATAGCGCTTGCCGGTGTAGAACACCGACGCGACGCCATAGCAGCCGGCGGCGCGCATCACCGAACCGACGTTCTCCGGTGACTTGGGGTTATACAAACCAATGCAGCTGTACCTTTTGTTTGCCACGAGCGGGGTGCCTTCGAGAAAAATCGCGATTATACGGGGATTGTCGGCCGGCGGTTGGATCCGGCAAATGCATCGCGGGCAAGCCTCGCTCCTACAGAGTCAGCGTCTGTAGGAGCGAGGCTTGCCCGCGAGAGGCCGGTCCTGTCGAACCGCAAAGAGCGAAGGTTACTCGTCGTCTTTCTTCATCAACCCCGCCAGCGCGGCGAAGGGGTTGTGGGTGGCCTTGGCGACTTTCGGCGTGCTCAGGGAGCCTTCGCCGAAGTACTGCTGGTCGGTGTAGCGCGAGTGTTCGTTGTCGTGGCAGTACAGGCACAGCAGTTCCCAGTTGGAACCGTCCTGCGGGTTGTTGTCGTGGTTGTGGTCGCGGTGGTGCACGGTCAGCTCGCTCAGGCGCTTGCCGGAGAACTCGCGGGCGCAGCGCCCACAGACGTGCGGGTACATCTTCAGGGCCTTGTCGCGGTAGCCCATCTCGCGGTCGCGCTGGGCGTCGGCGAGGATGCGGTCGAGCTTGGATGTGTTGGTCGAACTCATGGGTTCACCTTTATGCAAAGACTAATGACGGTAATGAGCCAAGTTTAGCTCAGGCCTTGAGCTTCTCGGCAATCCAGATGGTGTGGCGGGTGCCCTTGTTGCCGTGGGCGAAGACCTGTACTTCCTTGGCCTTGAAGCCGGCTTTGCGCAGCTTGTCGGAATACTGCTTGTCGGCGCTGGCCGACCACACGGCCAGCACGCCCTTGGGCCGCAGGGCCCGGGCGCAGGCCGCCAGCCCGGCGGCGGAGTACAGCCAGCTGTTGGCCTTCTGGGTCAGGCCTTCGGGGCCGTTGTCGACGTCGAGCATGATCGCGTCGAACCCCTGGGGCTCGGCCTGCAGCACCTTGGCCACGTCTTCCATGCGGATCACCGTGCGCGGGTCGAGCAACGGCCGGCCGGATTTCTCCCCCAGCGGCCCACGGTTCCATTCCACCACCCCCGGCACCAGCTCGGCGACCACCACTTCGGCGCCCTTGCCCAGGTGCTTGAGGGCCGAGGCGAGGGTGAAGCCCATGCCCAGGCCGCCGATCAGCACCCGTGAATTCGGCCGTCCGGCCACCTTGCGGCAAGGGATCTCCGCCAGGGCGTCTTCGGAACCGTGCATGCGCGTGTTCATCAATTGCCCGCCGTCGCCGCCCTGGATCTTGATGACAAAATCCTCGCCGTATTCGAACAGGCACAAGGCACCGCCATTTTCGGGAATCGGGGTGGTGTCCAGCAGAACGAAACGTTTCATGAGGGTCTCAATGAGGAAGGCAAACCGGCCCGGTTGGGAGTAGCCTGAGGGCTGACAATAGCGATGGAGCCATTGATGAAGCGCACTATTCTAACGGTCATTGCCCGCACAGCGCTCTTGCTAAGTGCGGCGCTCGCGATGAGCGCCGTGCACGCCGAGGAACTGCAGGCCGTGCCCGTGACCCCGGTCCCCGCCGCCGGCTCGCCCGGCACCGCGACCCCGACCCCTTATCCCCAGGTCACGCCGCCCAGCACCCCCAAGGCCTCGGCCCATGGTGGCGCGCCATTGCTGCCACCGATCGACATGCCCAAGCCGCCGAAGGATCAGACCTTGCCAGGGTTGGAGCAGAACGAGGCGAAAGCCAAGACGCCGGGTGGCTAGACCTGTTGCGACAGCAACTGCCCGTCGGCCATGCGCAGGCGCTTGGACAGTGACACGGCGAGGGCGCGGATGATCTTGGCGGCGATCTTCGGTGCGTCGTTGAGCATTTTTTCCAGCGAGTCCTTGCCCAGGTTGAGCAACTGGCAATCGCTGGCGGCCACGCAA
Protein-coding sequences here:
- a CDS encoding YgaP family membrane protein; this encodes MSDSKQLEAIATTPLQSPPEQNVQGWERVGSLAGGVAMVGKGLRRGGVFGLIQVAIGGVALARGITGHSSAKSLLEKSRQDMQNVRAKIERAGAELKTLKANAEAAKRTATGNDSLKSPKAGV
- a CDS encoding RNA methyltransferase, whose amino-acid sequence is MANKRYSCIGLYNPKSPENVGSVMRAAGCYGVASVFYTGKRYERARDFVTDTKKVHQDIPLIGIDDLKKILPLGCVPVAVELVEGARSLPEYTHPDRALYIFGPEDGSLDKDIRDWCEDVVYIPTTGCMNLAATVNVVLYDRLAKGNNTRSGPKF
- a CDS encoding YajD family HNH nuclease, producing the protein MSSTNTSKLDRILADAQRDREMGYRDKALKMYPHVCGRCAREFSGKRLSELTVHHRDHNHDNNPQDGSNWELLCLYCHDNEHSRYTDQQYFGEGSLSTPKVAKATHNPFAALAGLMKKDDE